The nucleotide sequence ataaaaaaaaataaaaatactcttTGGTTACATGattgttttcatttatttaaaaaaaaattattgtttcctttttcaaaaaatgtgattgttaaaaaaaatgataatttttttttgcctcgTCGTGTTCTTTTTATATAgacttttgttttaaaatgttttttgtggtgttcggggttcaaacccctaccaactgagttaagctcacgtaACTTTTTAAAGGGATTTTATACAGACATATTTATCAAGTAtgataaagtaaaataatttgacttgcaataaaaataaacaatttgacggtcaaaaaagagtaaaacaattggaattttttcccttccttcctccaaaatttggaatttttttccttaaaaaacaatttgaatattcaattcaatcaaatatgttttaaatgataatattgatttgtaataaaataataaatttgtataaATGAGTTTTTTATCATGTACAAATTtgtacatattaaaaaatttaaaataatagttttGCATGGGAACTTTtacaatttatattaaatatataaatttttactaaataattgttgtaactttttcaataaaaactatGAAACCTGTTGGACAACcctattataaattatttgttttttaggaGTAAAGTTTTTCCTGAATTTTGCACACAAAAATATTGAAGACAAAAATTTGACTTactattttaaatgaaaatcataaaaataaatgtgtatataattatttaaatcaagcttgaaatgtataaaaaaaaaatgtaaagcaTGCgtgatttatttcaaaataaaaaatagatctTTATCTGACGGTTACCATTCTAGGATTCGTAGTGGTGAATCTTTCTGTTGGTACTCTTCTTGGTTGAGTAAAGATCATTTGGGTACATTTGATAtgttaaacaataaatattgaACAGAACAAcacaagacatgacaactcaaTACAAGCTAGAACACCAcaagacaaacttttatgatattgaataatatttggtcttattcaattttttatggacaaaagtctattttggtattttagacaacttagAGCGTAAACCTAAGCCGAACGCTAGAACCACCATCATTATATAAATGTACATGAAACCAAAAAACACATAACATTTTCCCAACTAGTTTTCTAGAGAcagatttttttctctctttcgtCTGAATTTCGCAGGGAAAATGGAATTTTTTGCTGAAGAAAAAGAGAGTATTGTTGCTATGGGCAATGGTTCTGGCGCCGATGAAGGTGAAAGTGAAGGTGAAATAGTGAAGGCTCCTCTTCACAACTTTGATTTACCTTCTTCTTTGAAGTGGGGTTCTCAGCGTCAACTCAGGTGTCAAAAGGTCACTGACAATGGCGACGGATCCTCGCAGAGGGAGATGGTTTCTACACTGGAGAGTGCAATGGAGAGGATAAGCATTTTAAGGATTGCTTACGGTGATGATGAAGGGGTCGATGCTATGCGGGAGAGGTTGACACTTGATTTGAAGGCCGAAGCTAGAAGGATGAAAGATGTCGTTTTGAAAAAGGAGAAAGAGAACAGTGTTGGTAGTGGTGGTGAAGGGTCGTCAAAGGCTGCTGCAAGAGAGAAATCATGGAATTTTAGGACTAGGAAAGGTGTTGCTAGAGAGGCTGGAAAGGGGTTGAAGATTGATGAAAAGAAACCCAACATATCGTCGCCGTTAAAAGGTGGTGGTTCTACTGAGAAGAAGACGATGAAGTTTTCTTTGTCGTTAACAAAGAAGGAGATTGAGGAAGATTTCATCAAGATGACAGGTCAAAAGCCTCCTAGAAGGCCCAAAAGGGGACCTAAAAATGTTCAGAAGCAAAAGGAGACCTAAAATGAATGATTGATTAATTGGTACTAAtcgtaattttatattttgattataatgttgattttattatttgtgcAGACCCTTTTCCCTGGTGCGTGGTTGTCTCAGGTTAATGCTGATTCCTACAAGGTTCCTGATGCTCCTGAGAATGGCAAGGTATGTACGtgcatgtgtatttttttttaattggttgttATGATTggtttaatttgaaatttgaagagAAATTAAGCGTTGGATTGGATGTGGTTTTACAGAAGTAGGAGAAGCATTAAGAATGGCAACTTCGAAGACATGTGTAAGCCAACTGCTGGGAGTTACAACATCTTAGGATACATCTGACTACGATGTaggatttgattttgttttttctactaGCAGTtgattagtttttgttttgttttttttttgttttcaatgttGGTTTTGGTCCAATAGggatcaatcttttttttttatttttttttataagaataattCTCTTATGAGATGTCATTGGTGGTGTGATTGTAGTTTCTGGTTCTGCAATGCTTTCATCAAGCTTTGTAGTGTTTTCAAAGAACCAGGCTACTATAACAATGTTTGACAATTTTAAACTTTGGTTTTcattattttactatatttcatgatacttattttatgtgtttgatcttgttgaattttttatggTAAAATTTAACTTCACTTATCACATCAAGTTTATGAGATTGCATCAGACCCATATCTATTACAGAAAAATAGAGGTTTTCTGCAATTGAAAGTGATcgataaatatattatattgtaCTTATTTTATGTGTTTGATCTTGTTGAATAGTTTATGGTGAAAATTTAACTTCAGTTGTCACATTGGATTTATGA is from Medicago truncatula cultivar Jemalong A17 chromosome 1, MtrunA17r5.0-ANR, whole genome shotgun sequence and encodes:
- the LOC11421895 gene encoding uncharacterized protein encodes the protein MEFFAEEKESIVAMGNGSGADEGESEGEIVKAPLHNFDLPSSLKWGSQRQLRCQKVTDNGDGSSQREMVSTLESAMERISILRIAYGDDEGVDAMRERLTLDLKAEARRMKDVVLKKEKENSVGSGGEGSSKAAAREKSWNFRTRKGVAREAGKGLKIDEKKPNISSPLKGGGSTEKKTMKFSLSLTKKEIEEDFIKMTGQKPPRRPKRGPKNTLFPGAWLSQVNADSYKVPDAPENGKFLVLQCFHQAL